One part of the Haemophilus parainfluenzae genome encodes these proteins:
- the rpoB gene encoding DNA-directed RNA polymerase subunit beta has protein sequence MGYSYTEKKRIRKDFGKRPQVLNVPYLLTIQLDSFDKFIQKDPEGQQGLEAAFRSVFPIVSNNGYTELQYVDYRLEEPEFDVRECQIRGSTYAAGLRVKLRLVSYDKESSSHAVKDIKESEVYMGEIPLMTDNGTFVINGTERVIVSQLHRSPGVFFDSDKGKTHSSGKVLYNARIIPYRGSWLDFEFDPKDNLYARIDRRRKLPATIILRALGYTVEEILNLFFDKVTFEIAGNKLLMTLVPERLRGETATFDIEANGKVYVERGRRITARHIKALEKDNVTQVEVPTEYIIGKVSAKDYVDLDSGEIICPVNSEISLEGLAKLSQAGYKVIETLFTNDLDYGPYISETLRVDPTYDRISALYEIYRMMRPGEPPTPESSEALFNNLFFSAERYDLSAVGRMKFNRSLGIPEGEGTGILSNDDIIGVMKKLIDIRNGRGEVDDIDHLGNRRIRSVGEMAENQFRIGLVRVERAVKERLSLGDLDAITPQDLINPKPISAAVKEFFGSSQLSQFMDQNNPLSEVTHKRRISALGPGGLTRERAGFEVRDVHNTHYGRLCPIETPEGPNIGLINSLSAFARTNDYGFLETPYRKVVDGQVTEEIEYLSAIDEANYIIAQANSNLDENNRFTDAFVTARGERGESGLYKPEEIHYMDVSTQQVVSVAAALIPFLEHDDANRALMGANMQRQAVPTLRADKPLVGTGMEKPIALDSGVAVVAKRGGTVQYVDASRIVIKVNEDETVAGEAGIDIYNLIKYTRSNQNTCINQIPCVNLGDPINRGEVLADGPSTDLGELALGQNIRVAFMPWNGYNFEDSMLVSERVVQQDRFTTIHIQELSCVARDTKLGSEEITADIPNVGESALSKLDESGIVYVGAEVKGGDILVGKVTPKGETQLTPEEKLLRAIFGEKASDVKDSSLRVPNSVSGTVIDVQVFTRDGVEKDKRALEIEEMQLKQAKKDLSDELEILEAGLFARVRNVLIAGGIDAVQLDKMDRTKWLEQTISDEEKQNQLEQLAEQYEELRKEFEHKLEVQRKKIIKGDDLAPGVLKVVKVYLAVKRHIQPGDKMAGRHGNKGVISKINPVEDMPYDENGQPVEIVLNPLGVPSRMNIGQILETHLGLAAKGIGDQINAMIKQKQDVEKLRGYMQKAYDLGHGAQKVDLSTFSDDEIMRLAENLRKGLPVATPVFDGAAEQEIKEMLKLGGLPTSGQITLYDGRTGEKFERPVTVGYMYMLKLNHLVDDKMHARSTGSYSLVTQQPLGGKAQFGGQRFGEMEVWALEAYGAAYTLQEMLTVKSDDVNGRTKMYKNIVGGNQQMDPGTPESFNVIMKEIRSLGLNIELDEE, from the coding sequence ATGGGTTACTCCTATACTGAGAAAAAACGAATTCGTAAAGACTTCGGCAAACGTCCGCAAGTTTTAAATGTACCTTATTTATTAACTATCCAATTAGATTCTTTTGATAAATTCATTCAAAAAGATCCTGAAGGTCAACAAGGCTTAGAAGCTGCATTCCGTTCTGTTTTTCCAATCGTAAGCAATAACGGCTATACAGAATTACAATATGTTGATTACCGTTTAGAAGAGCCAGAGTTTGATGTACGTGAATGTCAAATTCGTGGTTCCACTTATGCGGCAGGGTTGCGTGTCAAATTACGTTTAGTTAGCTACGATAAAGAATCTTCATCACATGCAGTAAAAGACATCAAAGAAAGCGAAGTGTACATGGGAGAAATCCCATTGATGACTGATAATGGTACCTTTGTGATCAATGGTACCGAGCGTGTTATCGTTTCACAATTACACCGTAGCCCAGGCGTATTCTTTGATTCTGATAAAGGGAAAACACACTCTTCAGGTAAAGTGCTTTATAACGCACGTATTATCCCTTACCGTGGGTCTTGGTTGGATTTCGAATTTGATCCAAAAGATAACTTATATGCACGTATTGACCGCCGTCGTAAATTACCGGCAACCATTATTTTACGTGCATTAGGTTATACGGTTGAAGAAATCTTAAACTTATTCTTCGACAAAGTAACGTTCGAAATCGCTGGCAATAAATTATTAATGACCTTAGTACCAGAGCGTTTACGCGGTGAAACGGCGACATTTGATATCGAAGCAAATGGCAAAGTCTATGTAGAACGTGGTCGTCGTATTACAGCTCGTCATATCAAAGCATTAGAAAAAGATAATGTGACACAAGTTGAGGTGCCAACGGAATACATTATTGGTAAAGTTTCTGCAAAAGATTACGTTGATCTTGATTCTGGAGAGATTATTTGTCCAGTTAACAGTGAAATTTCATTAGAAGGATTAGCGAAGTTATCTCAAGCGGGCTATAAAGTCATCGAAACATTGTTTACTAACGATTTAGATTATGGTCCATATATTTCTGAGACATTACGTGTTGATCCAACTTACGATCGTATAAGTGCATTATATGAAATCTATCGCATGATGCGTCCAGGTGAACCACCTACACCCGAATCTTCGGAAGCGTTATTCAATAACTTATTCTTCTCTGCAGAACGTTATGATTTATCTGCAGTAGGTCGTATGAAGTTTAATCGCTCGTTAGGTATTCCTGAAGGCGAGGGGACGGGTATTTTAAGTAACGACGATATCATTGGTGTGATGAAAAAACTCATCGACATCCGCAATGGTCGTGGTGAAGTGGATGATATCGACCACTTGGGTAACCGTCGTATTCGTTCCGTAGGTGAAATGGCAGAAAACCAATTCCGTATTGGTTTAGTTCGTGTAGAAAGAGCGGTTAAAGAGCGTTTATCTTTAGGCGATTTAGATGCGATCACGCCACAAGACTTAATTAATCCAAAACCAATTTCTGCGGCAGTGAAAGAATTCTTTGGTTCTTCACAACTTTCGCAATTCATGGACCAAAACAATCCATTATCAGAAGTGACACATAAACGTCGTATTTCTGCATTAGGTCCAGGCGGTTTAACGCGTGAACGCGCAGGCTTTGAGGTACGTGACGTACATAACACCCACTATGGTCGTTTATGTCCAATTGAAACTCCTGAAGGTCCAAACATCGGTTTGATCAACTCACTTTCTGCGTTTGCTCGTACGAACGATTATGGTTTCTTAGAAACCCCGTATCGTAAAGTGGTTGATGGCCAAGTAACTGAAGAAATCGAATATTTATCTGCAATTGATGAAGCGAACTACATCATTGCACAGGCGAACTCAAATCTTGATGAGAACAATCGCTTTACTGATGCATTCGTTACTGCGCGTGGTGAGCGTGGTGAATCTGGTCTTTATAAACCAGAAGAAATTCATTATATGGACGTTTCAACTCAACAAGTGGTATCTGTGGCTGCAGCGTTAATTCCATTCTTAGAGCATGACGATGCGAACCGTGCCTTAATGGGTGCGAACATGCAACGTCAAGCAGTTCCGACTTTACGTGCTGATAAGCCGTTAGTGGGTACAGGTATGGAAAAACCAATCGCACTTGACTCAGGTGTGGCGGTTGTTGCGAAACGTGGTGGTACAGTTCAATACGTTGATGCGTCTCGTATCGTTATCAAAGTAAATGAAGACGAAACTGTAGCAGGCGAAGCGGGTATCGATATTTATAACTTAATTAAATACACCCGTTCTAACCAAAATACCTGTATCAACCAAATTCCTTGTGTGAATTTAGGCGATCCAATTAACCGTGGTGAAGTATTAGCTGATGGTCCTTCAACAGATTTAGGTGAATTAGCATTAGGTCAAAATATCCGTGTGGCGTTCATGCCTTGGAACGGTTATAACTTCGAAGACTCAATGTTAGTTTCTGAGCGTGTTGTACAACAAGACCGCTTCACGACAATCCACATTCAAGAATTATCTTGTGTGGCACGTGATACTAAATTAGGTTCTGAAGAAATCACTGCGGATATTCCAAACGTAGGTGAATCTGCATTAAGCAAATTGGATGAATCAGGTATCGTTTATGTGGGTGCTGAAGTGAAAGGTGGTGACATCTTAGTCGGTAAAGTAACCCCTAAAGGCGAAACGCAATTAACACCAGAAGAAAAATTGTTACGTGCAATCTTCGGTGAAAAAGCATCTGATGTGAAAGACTCTTCATTACGTGTACCAAACAGCGTAAGTGGTACTGTAATTGACGTTCAAGTCTTCACCCGTGATGGCGTAGAAAAAGACAAACGTGCATTAGAAATTGAAGAAATGCAGTTAAAACAAGCTAAGAAAGACCTTTCTGATGAATTAGAAATCTTAGAAGCTGGCTTGTTTGCTCGTGTACGTAATGTACTTATTGCAGGCGGTATTGATGCGGTTCAGTTAGATAAAATGGATCGCACTAAATGGTTAGAACAAACCATTTCAGATGAAGAAAAACAAAACCAATTAGAACAGCTTGCTGAGCAATATGAAGAATTACGTAAAGAGTTTGAACACAAACTTGAAGTACAACGTAAGAAAATCATTAAAGGCGATGATCTTGCACCAGGCGTGTTAAAAGTGGTTAAAGTTTACCTTGCGGTGAAACGTCACATCCAGCCGGGTGATAAAATGGCGGGTCGTCATGGTAACAAAGGTGTTATCTCGAAAATTAACCCAGTTGAAGATATGCCATACGATGAGAATGGCCAACCTGTTGAAATCGTATTGAACCCACTGGGCGTACCATCTCGTATGAACATCGGTCAGATCTTAGAAACCCACTTAGGCTTAGCGGCGAAAGGTATCGGTGATCAAATCAATGCGATGATCAAACAAAAACAAGATGTTGAGAAACTTCGTGGCTATATGCAAAAAGCATACGATTTAGGTCATGGCGCACAAAAAGTTGATTTAAGCACCTTTAGCGATGACGAAATCATGCGTTTAGCGGAAAACCTACGTAAAGGTTTACCGGTAGCAACACCTGTGTTTGATGGTGCTGCTGAGCAAGAAATCAAAGAAATGTTGAAACTCGGTGGCTTACCAACTTCAGGTCAGATTACGTTATATGATGGCCGTACTGGTGAGAAATTCGAGCGTCCAGTAACTGTAGGTTATATGTACATGCTCAAATTGAACCACTTAGTTGATGACAAAATGCATGCTCGTTCAACCGGTTCTTATAGTCTTGTTACTCAACAACCACTTGGTGGTAAAGCACAATTCGGTGGTCAACGTTTCGGTGAGATGGAGGTATGGGCACTTGAAGCATATGGTGCAGCTTACACCTTACAAGAAATGTTAACCGTGAAATCCGATGACGTGAACGGCCGTACGAAGATGTATAAAAACATTGTCGGTGGCAACCAACAAATGGATCCGGGTACGCCAGAATCTTTCAACGTAATTATGAAAGAAATCCGTTCACTTGGTTTGAATATCGAGTTAGACGAAGAGTAA
- the rplL gene encoding 50S ribosomal protein L7/L12, producing MSLTNEQIIEAIASKSVTEIVELIAAMEEKFGVSAAAVAAAPAAGGAAAAAEEKTEFDVVLAEAGANKVAVIKAVRGATGLGLKEAKDLVESAPANLKEGISKEEAEALKKELEEAGAKVEIK from the coding sequence ATGTCATTAACTAACGAACAAATCATTGAAGCGATTGCTTCTAAATCTGTAACTGAAATCGTTGAATTAATCGCAGCGATGGAAGAAAAATTCGGCGTTTCTGCAGCAGCAGTAGCAGCAGCTCCAGCAGCTGGCGGCGCAGCTGCAGCGGCAGAAGAAAAAACTGAATTCGACGTAGTTCTTGCTGAAGCTGGTGCTAACAAAGTAGCAGTTATCAAAGCAGTACGTGGTGCAACTGGTTTAGGCTTAAAAGAAGCTAAAGACTTAGTTGAATCTGCTCCAGCTAACTTAAAAGAAGGCATTTCTAAAGAAGAAGCTGAAGCACTTAAGAAAGAATTAGAAGAAGCTGGTGCAAAAGTAGAAATCAAATAA
- a CDS encoding YagU family protein yields MSGIFEQTPANRRRYGVAIFVGIIAGLISAFVKWGAEHPFPPRSPIDFFAAACKVDITGLSQDQILQVCSRAFLNPPHVFLRDYLGIDPTQAVFTFADHGFDWIGVTHITFSLVFAIAYCLVAERFPKIKFWQGIGAGLIADIFVHYITFPALGLTPPVAEWPLYEHISELVGHIFWFWTIEIIRRDLRNRITHEPDAEIPLKNTTE; encoded by the coding sequence ATGTCAGGTATTTTTGAACAAACTCCTGCTAATCGTCGTCGTTATGGCGTAGCGATTTTTGTTGGTATTATTGCAGGTTTGATTTCTGCATTCGTAAAATGGGGTGCAGAGCATCCATTTCCACCGCGTAGTCCAATTGATTTCTTCGCGGCAGCATGTAAAGTAGACATTACAGGCTTAAGCCAAGATCAAATTCTTCAAGTCTGTTCACGTGCATTCTTAAACCCACCACACGTATTCTTACGTGATTATTTAGGTATTGATCCAACTCAAGCCGTATTTACTTTTGCAGATCATGGTTTTGACTGGATTGGTGTGACTCACATTACTTTCTCATTAGTATTTGCTATTGCTTACTGCTTAGTGGCAGAACGTTTCCCTAAAATCAAATTTTGGCAGGGTATTGGTGCTGGTTTAATCGCCGATATTTTTGTGCATTACATTACTTTCCCTGCATTGGGTTTAACACCACCTGTTGCAGAATGGCCGTTATATGAACATATTTCTGAATTAGTGGGACACATTTTCTGGTTCTGGACAATTGAGATTATTCGCCGTGATCTACGTAACCGTATTACTCACGAGCCCGATGCAGAAATTCCATTAAAAAATACAACAGAATAA
- a CDS encoding ABC transporter substrate-binding protein, whose product MQHKLLFSAIALALSYSAQAVILPEGTQLDEKQHIVFNNGAEPQSFDPQKTEGVPESNVAYQLLEGLVTSDSEGKLQPGVAESWENTPDFKTWTFHLRKDAKWSNGDPVTAHDFVFAWRRLVDPATAAPYASYLSYLQVENAQDIIDGKKKPAELGVEAKDDYTFIVHATNPVPYAVSLTTHQSLLPLPQKVVEKLGDAWVKKENYVGNGAYKLANHIINEKIEFERNPLYWNDKETVINSATFLAIENPSTDVARYRAGDLDMTSYALPPEQFAKLQKELPGEVFTTRTLATYSYELNNKKAPFDNVNIRKALNLSLDRHVITDKVLGQGQTPTYVFTPTYIEEGHFIQQPAYSKEPMAQRNEEAIKLLEEAGYSKANPLKFSILYNTNENHKKVAIAAASMWKANTKGLIDVKLENQEWKTYIDSRRAGRYDVARAGWNADYNQATTFGNYFLSNSSNNTAKYANPEYDKAIAESYVATDAEGRAKAYAKAEEILAKDYGIVPIFNYVNPRLVKPYVKGYSGKDPQDHIYLRNLYIIKH is encoded by the coding sequence ATGCAACACAAACTACTCTTCTCAGCAATCGCTCTTGCTCTTTCCTATTCTGCGCAAGCAGTTATACTACCTGAGGGAACGCAATTAGATGAAAAACAGCATATCGTGTTCAATAATGGGGCTGAACCGCAAAGTTTTGATCCACAAAAAACCGAAGGTGTACCAGAATCTAACGTTGCTTATCAATTACTTGAAGGCTTAGTCACCTCAGACTCTGAGGGTAAACTTCAACCGGGTGTGGCGGAAAGCTGGGAAAATACACCTGACTTCAAAACCTGGACATTCCATTTACGTAAAGATGCTAAATGGTCAAACGGTGATCCTGTTACAGCACACGACTTCGTATTTGCGTGGCGCCGTTTAGTGGATCCTGCAACTGCTGCACCTTACGCAAGTTACTTAAGTTATTTACAAGTTGAAAATGCGCAAGACATCATTGACGGTAAGAAAAAACCGGCTGAATTAGGCGTGGAAGCAAAAGATGATTACACCTTTATTGTTCATGCAACCAATCCTGTGCCTTATGCGGTCAGTTTAACGACTCACCAATCCTTATTGCCATTACCACAAAAAGTAGTCGAAAAATTGGGTGATGCATGGGTGAAAAAAGAAAACTACGTGGGTAACGGTGCGTATAAGCTCGCTAACCACATCATTAACGAAAAAATCGAATTTGAACGTAACCCACTTTATTGGAACGATAAAGAAACCGTAATCAATAGCGCAACATTTCTCGCTATTGAGAACCCAAGTACCGATGTGGCGCGTTATCGTGCAGGCGATTTAGATATGACAAGCTACGCCTTACCACCAGAACAATTTGCTAAATTACAAAAAGAATTGCCTGGTGAAGTATTCACGACACGAACTCTTGCGACCTATTCTTACGAGTTAAACAATAAGAAAGCGCCTTTTGATAACGTGAATATTCGTAAAGCCTTGAACTTATCCCTTGATCGTCATGTGATCACCGATAAAGTTTTAGGCCAAGGTCAAACACCAACCTATGTGTTTACTCCAACTTACATCGAAGAAGGTCATTTCATTCAACAACCTGCTTATTCAAAAGAACCAATGGCACAACGTAATGAAGAAGCCATTAAACTCTTAGAGGAAGCTGGTTACAGCAAAGCGAATCCGTTGAAATTCAGTATTCTTTACAATACCAATGAAAATCACAAAAAAGTGGCTATTGCTGCAGCTTCTATGTGGAAAGCGAACACTAAAGGTTTAATTGATGTGAAATTAGAAAACCAAGAGTGGAAAACTTACATTGATAGCCGTCGTGCAGGTCGTTATGATGTGGCGCGTGCTGGGTGGAATGCGGATTACAACCAAGCAACAACATTCGGCAACTATTTCTTATCTAATTCGAGTAACAATACCGCGAAATACGCGAACCCAGAATATGATAAAGCCATTGCTGAATCTTATGTCGCAACGGATGCAGAAGGTCGTGCAAAAGCTTATGCGAAAGCCGAAGAAATTCTTGCAAAAGATTACGGGATCGTACCAATCTTTAACTATGTGAATCCACGCTTAGTGAAACCTTACGTAAAAGGTTATTCAGGCAAAGATCCGCAAGATCACATCTACTTACGTAACCTTTATATTATTAAACATTAA
- a CDS encoding RidA family protein: MTKIIHTEKAPAAIGPYVQAVDLGNLVLTSGQIPVNPANGEVPKDIVAQARQSLENVKAIIEQAGLAVGDIVKTTVFVKDLNDFAAVNAEYEKFFKENNHPNFPARSCVEVARLPKDVGVEIEAIAVRK, encoded by the coding sequence ATGACTAAAATCATTCACACAGAAAAAGCCCCAGCAGCAATCGGTCCTTATGTTCAAGCGGTAGATTTAGGTAATTTAGTTTTAACATCTGGACAAATTCCCGTTAATCCGGCGAATGGTGAAGTGCCGAAAGATATTGTGGCACAAGCGCGTCAATCTTTAGAGAATGTGAAAGCGATTATTGAACAAGCGGGTTTGGCCGTGGGTGATATTGTGAAAACTACTGTGTTTGTGAAAGATCTGAATGATTTTGCAGCAGTAAATGCAGAGTACGAGAAGTTCTTTAAAGAAAACAATCATCCGAATTTCCCAGCTCGTTCTTGTGTAGAAGTGGCTCGATTACCAAAAGATGTAGGTGTGGAAATCGAAGCAATTGCGGTAAGAAAATAG
- the tal gene encoding transaldolase, with protein MTTQLDSLRKMTVVVADTGDIDAIKKYQPQDATTNPSLILSASALPQYAPLIDEAIAYAKAQSANKAQQLIDAEDKLAVNIGLEILKIVPGRISTEVDARLSYDTQATVEKARKLIALYNAAGISNDRILIKIASTWQGIRAAEILEKEGINCNLTLLFSEAQARACAEAGVYLISPFVGRILDWYKANTDKKEYAPAEDPGVISVTKIYNYYKEYGYKTVVMGASFRNVGEIIELAGCDRLTIAPALLKELQENSTALVRKLEYKGEVKAKPQPLTTEAEFYWQHNSDAMAVEKLAEGIRKFAVDQEKLEAMLSAKL; from the coding sequence ATGACAACTCAGTTAGATTCACTTCGTAAAATGACCGTCGTTGTGGCTGATACTGGCGATATTGATGCAATTAAAAAATACCAACCGCAAGATGCAACAACAAACCCATCTTTAATTTTAAGTGCTTCAGCATTACCTCAATATGCACCATTAATTGATGAAGCGATTGCTTATGCAAAAGCGCAAAGTGCGAATAAAGCACAACAATTAATTGATGCAGAAGATAAATTAGCGGTAAACATTGGGTTAGAAATTTTAAAAATTGTTCCGGGACGCATTTCAACAGAAGTAGATGCGCGCCTTTCTTACGATACCCAAGCAACCGTTGAAAAAGCACGTAAACTTATCGCACTTTATAATGCGGCAGGCATTTCAAATGATCGTATTTTGATCAAAATTGCTTCAACATGGCAAGGTATTCGTGCGGCAGAAATTCTTGAAAAAGAAGGCATTAACTGTAACTTAACGTTATTATTCTCCGAAGCGCAAGCTCGCGCCTGTGCTGAAGCGGGTGTTTATTTAATTTCGCCATTCGTAGGCCGTATTTTAGACTGGTACAAAGCAAATACCGATAAAAAAGAATATGCGCCAGCAGAAGACCCAGGTGTCATTTCTGTAACCAAAATTTATAACTATTACAAAGAATATGGTTATAAAACGGTGGTGATGGGCGCAAGTTTCCGTAATGTAGGCGAAATTATTGAATTAGCAGGTTGTGACCGTTTAACGATTGCACCCGCTTTACTCAAAGAATTACAAGAAAATTCAACCGCACTTGTACGTAAACTAGAGTACAAAGGTGAAGTAAAAGCGAAACCTCAACCGTTAACTACTGAAGCAGAGTTCTATTGGCAACATAACAGCGATGCGATGGCAGTTGAAAAATTAGCAGAGGGAATTCGCAAATTTGCAGTTGACCAAGAGAAATTAGAAGCAATGCTTTCAGCAAAACTTTAA
- the rplJ gene encoding 50S ribosomal protein L10 produces the protein MALNLQDKQAIVAEVNEAAKGALSAVIADSRGVTVDKMTELRKAAREAGVTMRVVRNTLLRRAVEGTDFECLQDTFVGPTLIAFSNEHPGAAARLFKDFAKANDKFEIKGAAFEGKIQDVEFLATLPTYEEAIARLMGTMKEAAAGKLVRTFAALRDKLQEAA, from the coding sequence ATGGCATTAAATCTTCAAGACAAACAAGCAATTGTTGCCGAAGTAAATGAAGCAGCCAAAGGTGCACTTTCAGCAGTAATCGCGGATTCTCGCGGTGTAACTGTTGATAAAATGACTGAATTACGTAAAGCAGCTCGTGAAGCGGGTGTAACAATGCGCGTTGTTCGTAATACTTTATTACGTCGTGCGGTTGAAGGCACTGATTTCGAATGCTTACAAGATACGTTTGTAGGTCCAACACTTATCGCATTCTCTAATGAACACCCAGGTGCAGCAGCACGTTTGTTCAAAGATTTTGCTAAAGCAAACGATAAGTTTGAAATTAAAGGTGCAGCCTTTGAAGGTAAGATCCAAGATGTTGAATTCTTAGCAACATTACCAACTTACGAAGAAGCAATTGCACGTTTAATGGGCACAATGAAAGAAGCTGCGGCAGGCAAACTTGTTCGCACTTTTGCGGCATTACGCGACAAATTACAAGAAGCAGCTTAA
- the oppB gene encoding oligopeptide ABC transporter permease OppB: protein MLKFIFKRLLEALPTLFILITFSFFLMRLAPGSPFTSERAYPPEVMANIEAKYHLNEPLYKQYFLYLENLSKGDFGPSFKYKDQSVNDLIASAFPVSIKLGMVAFAFAVVLGVTAGTLAALNQNSRWDYILMSFSMLGVIMPSFVFAPVLVLIFAIYLGWLPAGGWNGGTAMYMILPVASLTIAYVAGIARIMRGSMIEVLHSNFIRTAKAKGLSTSRIILKHALRPALLPVITYLGPAFVGIITGSMVIESVFGLPGMGLLFVNGALNRDYSLVLSLTILVGTLTILFNAIVDILYAIIDPKIRY, encoded by the coding sequence ATGCTCAAGTTTATTTTTAAACGGCTGTTGGAAGCCTTGCCGACGCTGTTTATTTTAATTACTTTTTCTTTCTTTTTGATGCGCCTCGCCCCTGGTAGCCCGTTCACCTCTGAACGTGCTTATCCGCCAGAAGTGATGGCGAATATCGAAGCGAAGTATCATTTAAATGAACCATTATATAAACAATATTTCCTTTATTTAGAAAATCTTTCCAAAGGAGATTTTGGTCCCTCTTTTAAATATAAAGACCAATCAGTCAATGATTTAATCGCGTCTGCTTTCCCGGTTTCCATTAAATTGGGCATGGTGGCCTTCGCCTTTGCTGTCGTATTAGGGGTAACAGCGGGTACGCTCGCTGCGCTCAATCAAAATAGTCGTTGGGATTATATTTTGATGAGTTTCTCGATGCTTGGCGTCATTATGCCGAGCTTCGTCTTCGCACCAGTCTTGGTGCTGATTTTCGCCATTTATTTAGGATGGCTGCCAGCTGGTGGTTGGAACGGCGGTACCGCCATGTACATGATCTTACCTGTCGCCTCCTTAACTATCGCTTATGTGGCAGGGATTGCGCGTATCATGCGTGGCTCGATGATTGAAGTGCTGCATTCCAACTTTATTCGGACCGCCAAAGCTAAAGGACTTTCTACTTCAAGAATCATTTTAAAACATGCTTTGCGCCCTGCTCTTTTACCCGTGATCACCTATTTAGGGCCCGCTTTTGTGGGGATTATTACCGGTTCAATGGTGATCGAAAGCGTATTTGGTTTACCTGGCATGGGGTTATTATTTGTAAACGGCGCATTAAACCGCGATTATTCTTTAGTTTTAAGTCTCACTATCTTAGTGGGCACATTAACCATTTTATTTAATGCGATTGTGGATATTTTATATGCCATCATCGATCCAAAAATTCGTTATTAA
- a CDS encoding VacJ family lipoprotein, with the protein MKKAPLLAVSLMTTAVLTGCATKADGERNDKLEGFNRTMFDFNYKVMDRYVLEPAAKGWRDYVPTPVTKGLSNVANNLDEPVSFVNRLLEGEPKKAFVHFNRFWINSTFGIGGLFDFASASKELQVYDQRSFGETLGTYGVDAGTYIVLPIYNATTPRQLTGAVVDAAYTYPFWNWVGGPWSLVKYGVQAVDKRSKTLDQTELLNQAQDPYVTFREAYYQNLEFKVNDGKVKESSQKELSDDVLKEID; encoded by the coding sequence ATGAAAAAAGCACCTTTACTTGCAGTAAGCTTAATGACAACGGCTGTTTTAACAGGTTGTGCAACCAAAGCTGATGGTGAACGCAATGATAAATTAGAAGGTTTTAACCGTACGATGTTTGATTTTAACTATAAAGTCATGGATCGCTATGTGTTGGAACCAGCAGCAAAAGGCTGGCGTGATTACGTGCCAACACCGGTTACAAAAGGTCTATCCAATGTGGCAAATAACTTGGATGAGCCGGTGAGCTTTGTTAACCGTTTATTAGAAGGTGAACCGAAAAAAGCCTTTGTTCACTTCAACCGCTTTTGGATTAACTCAACCTTTGGTATCGGTGGCTTATTTGACTTTGCAAGTGCAAGTAAAGAATTACAGGTTTATGATCAACGTAGCTTTGGTGAAACATTGGGCACCTATGGTGTAGATGCAGGTACTTATATTGTATTGCCAATTTATAATGCGACGACACCTCGTCAATTAACGGGTGCAGTAGTTGATGCAGCTTATACCTATCCTTTCTGGAATTGGGTAGGCGGTCCGTGGTCACTTGTAAAATATGGAGTGCAAGCGGTAGATAAACGCTCGAAAACATTGGATCAAACCGAGTTGCTCAATCAAGCACAAGATCCTTATGTTACCTTCCGCGAAGCTTATTATCAGAATTTAGAATTTAAAGTAAATGATGGCAAAGTAAAAGAAAGCTCACAGAAAGAATTGTCTGATGATGTATTAAAAGAGATTGATTAA